In a single window of the Acetivibrio clariflavus DSM 19732 genome:
- a CDS encoding ATP-binding protein, producing MADITEIRELAQKLNLWSIARGYIDLNDEKLSNHEYLKMVLEKELEIRARQKHTKLRKASKLPNKAFDTSNSNKGLKWQIKQLSNLTWLKEEQNLILLGKCGTGKTGLAAQLGETAISNGHKTYYAPFDNFIAVAEKKATNPKAEAIFSYMQECDLIIIDDVFYVEPTRAELQVFYRAVTFLNETRSIIFITNRELSAWIDAAEDKHLCQTLLDRMMVNCQIVRLTDK from the coding sequence ATGGCTGATATAACAGAAATCCGTGAATTGGCCCAAAAGCTCAACCTTTGGAGTATCGCAAGGGGATACATTGATTTGAACGATGAGAAACTATCAAACCATGAATATCTTAAGATGGTGTTAGAAAAAGAATTGGAGATTAGGGCCAGACAAAAACACACCAAGCTGAGGAAGGCAAGTAAGCTTCCAAACAAAGCATTTGACACATCGAACTCAAACAAGGGCTTAAAATGGCAGATTAAACAGTTATCCAACCTGACATGGCTTAAGGAAGAGCAAAACTTAATCCTGCTGGGAAAATGCGGGACGGGTAAGACCGGTCTTGCAGCGCAGCTTGGAGAAACTGCAATCAGCAATGGACATAAAACCTATTATGCGCCTTTTGATAATTTTATCGCAGTGGCAGAAAAGAAAGCCACAAATCCAAAAGCAGAAGCGATCTTTTCTTATATGCAGGAATGTGACTTAATTATTATTGATGATGTCTTTTATGTGGAACCAACCAGGGCAGAACTGCAGGTTTTCTACCGGGCAGTTACCTTTCTTAATGAAACCAGAAGCATTATTTTTATAACCAATCGTGAACTGTCAGCATGGATAGATGCAGCCGAAGACAAGCACCTTTGCCAGACTTTATTGGACAGAATGATGGTCAATTGTCAAATTGTTCGTTTGACTGACAAGTAA
- a CDS encoding sensor histidine kinase has product MKKRIYKSMLVLALIIILLTSFLITGAMYRAFYLRMQQEIRNEAIFISSAYNLIGQEFFSSIADQESSSRITWVASDGTVLFDNMADAEKMENHLNRPEIADALKNGFGEAVHLSKTLGTQTFYWAVRLNDGTVLRVSATTNSVFKSVLGFFPYVALITLMVILLTMIIANLLTKKIIFPLNNLNLEDPLSNDVYDELSPLLTRMAKQNDQIKSQFKKLKEQKEEFNAITENIREGIIVLNNKGLILFINKSAADIFNVSTQDIINKHILTLDRSITLQKAIETAMGGHLFEDIFAIGENSFNLLASPVKDEVVVKGVILFILDVTEKQSAEKMRREFAANVSHELKTPLTSILGYAELMKSGMVKPEDISEFSDRIYNEARHLIDLIEDVIRISRLDEKNVQLPFEEIDLLELAKETVGRLSSLAQQKRIKLSVGGDNAIIFGVRQILEEMIYNLCDNAIKYNYENGKVDVNVKTFSDQVVLTVADNGFGIPREHQSRVFERFYRIDKSHSRETGGTGLGLSIVKHSAEFHNAKIRLMSKPGKGTTITVIFSREQ; this is encoded by the coding sequence ATGAAAAAGCGTATTTATAAAAGCATGCTGGTGTTGGCCCTTATAATTATTTTACTTACCTCGTTCCTTATAACCGGAGCGATGTACCGGGCATTCTATCTCAGGATGCAGCAAGAAATCAGGAATGAAGCCATTTTTATATCATCCGCTTACAATCTAATCGGACAAGAGTTTTTTTCTAGCATTGCAGATCAAGAAAGCTCTAGCAGGATTACATGGGTAGCTAGTGACGGTACTGTTTTGTTTGATAATATGGCTGATGCAGAAAAGATGGAAAATCACCTCAACAGGCCGGAAATTGCCGATGCGTTGAAAAACGGATTTGGTGAAGCAGTTCACCTTTCCAAAACTCTAGGAACCCAGACCTTTTATTGGGCTGTCCGACTTAATGACGGCACAGTCCTAAGAGTATCAGCCACGACTAATAGTGTTTTTAAATCTGTTTTAGGTTTTTTTCCGTATGTCGCTTTAATTACATTGATGGTTATCTTGCTGACCATGATCATTGCCAACCTGTTGACGAAAAAAATCATTTTTCCTTTGAACAACTTAAATTTGGAGGATCCGTTGTCCAATGATGTCTATGACGAATTATCTCCATTGCTAACTCGCATGGCTAAGCAGAATGATCAGATTAAAAGTCAGTTCAAAAAACTGAAAGAGCAGAAGGAAGAGTTTAATGCAATTACGGAGAATATTAGAGAGGGAATCATAGTTTTAAACAACAAAGGCTTGATATTATTCATAAACAAAAGTGCCGCAGACATATTCAATGTCAGTACTCAGGATATAATTAACAAGCATATATTAACACTTGATCGAAGCATAACTCTTCAAAAGGCAATAGAGACAGCTATGGGAGGGCATTTATTTGAGGATATATTTGCCATAGGTGAAAATTCTTTTAATTTACTGGCTAGCCCTGTTAAGGATGAAGTGGTTGTCAAAGGAGTTATTCTGTTTATATTGGATGTAACAGAAAAACAATCCGCCGAAAAAATGCGCCGTGAGTTTGCCGCTAATGTGTCGCATGAACTTAAAACGCCTCTCACCTCCATTTTAGGTTACGCAGAGCTTATGAAAAGCGGCATGGTAAAACCTGAAGACATTTCCGAGTTTTCCGACCGCATATACAACGAAGCAAGGCATCTCATAGACTTGATAGAAGATGTGATACGGATCTCCAGACTGGATGAAAAAAATGTTCAGCTCCCCTTTGAAGAGATTGATTTATTGGAATTGGCAAAAGAAACAGTCGGCAGATTATCTTCCCTTGCACAGCAGAAACGGATAAAGCTATCAGTCGGCGGTGATAACGCGATCATTTTTGGTGTTAGACAAATTCTGGAGGAGATGATCTATAATCTTTGTGATAACGCAATCAAATACAATTATGAAAACGGCAAGGTTGATGTAAATGTAAAAACTTTCTCCGACCAGGTTGTACTAACCGTAGCCGATAATGGCTTTGGCATTCCGAGGGAGCACCAAAGCCGCGTGTTTGAACGCTTTTATAGAATCGACAAGTCCCATTCAAGGGAAACCGGTGGAACTGGTCTGGGCCTTTCTATTGTAAAGCACAGTGCCGAATTCCATAATGCAAAGATTCGATTGATGAGCAAGCCTGGAAAGGGTACAACGATTACAGTTATATTTAGTCGTGAACAATAG
- the istA gene encoding IS21 family transposase produces the protein MIGIEQYRKIQEYKALGLAQTKTAKALGITYSSVSKYWIMSEEDYVREAEKERYHMDNYRQYILEHLKICPQMRDTNIYLKLVEAFPDLQVKRATFYRYMKALREQHGYPHASKRKTSPREISPPGYEAQADFGQYKLKDMYGRIVRIYFFCMVLSYSRMKFVYFSPDPFTTKTAIKAHNYAFQYFGGRTQTILYDLDRVYVVSENLGNIIFVPAFEEYVKRIGYSVSLCRPRDPQSKGKVEEVIGYIKQSFLEGRIYTGIDCLNSAALAWLDREGNGRIHTVTRKVPREMFMEEQKYLFHVKPYSEVSSTVASFDKDGVVSYKGNRYQINTGMMDAHKRIRIEDDGEMLLFYDAETNDLLAKYPVTEDTGQLFKPEENYSRDRVSLTIIKQYFAEYEIAQEFIRRMEQQQSKYFNTHCIRLYRMTKFYTIGQLLDGIEYCIDTERCSAYELLAYLMYQYGEHIAKKFLPNQQYFNHLAKSKEIRREIDG, from the coding sequence ATGATTGGAATCGAGCAATACCGAAAAATTCAGGAGTACAAAGCACTTGGACTTGCTCAGACAAAAACCGCAAAAGCACTGGGGATAACCTATTCTTCTGTCAGTAAATACTGGATTATGAGCGAAGAAGATTATGTAAGGGAAGCTGAAAAGGAAAGGTACCACATGGATAACTATCGTCAGTACATACTGGAACATTTGAAAATTTGTCCACAAATGAGGGATACAAACATCTATCTCAAATTGGTGGAGGCCTTCCCTGATTTACAAGTTAAACGAGCTACATTCTACCGCTATATGAAAGCCTTAAGGGAACAGCACGGGTATCCGCATGCCAGTAAACGTAAAACCTCACCCCGTGAAATTTCTCCACCGGGATATGAAGCGCAGGCGGATTTTGGTCAATACAAACTTAAGGATATGTACGGGCGAATTGTACGAATATATTTCTTTTGCATGGTTCTGAGTTATAGCAGAATGAAATTTGTTTATTTTTCACCGGATCCCTTTACAACCAAAACTGCCATTAAAGCTCATAACTATGCATTCCAATATTTTGGAGGAAGAACACAGACTATTCTTTATGACCTTGACCGTGTCTATGTAGTCAGTGAAAATCTGGGAAATATCATATTCGTACCTGCCTTTGAGGAATATGTTAAGCGTATAGGTTACAGTGTTTCGCTATGTAGACCAAGAGATCCTCAAAGTAAAGGCAAGGTTGAAGAGGTGATTGGATACATAAAGCAAAGTTTTCTTGAGGGCAGGATATACACCGGAATTGATTGCCTTAACAGTGCTGCCCTTGCATGGTTAGATAGGGAAGGCAACGGGCGAATACATACTGTGACCAGAAAAGTGCCGCGTGAAATGTTCATGGAAGAGCAAAAATACCTGTTCCATGTCAAACCTTATTCCGAAGTATCAAGCACTGTGGCCTCCTTTGATAAGGATGGAGTGGTAAGTTATAAAGGCAACCGTTATCAGATTAATACAGGTATGATGGATGCTCATAAACGCATTCGAATTGAAGATGATGGTGAAATGCTTTTGTTCTATGATGCTGAAACAAATGATTTATTGGCTAAATATCCAGTCACAGAAGATACCGGGCAGTTGTTCAAACCAGAAGAAAATTACAGCAGAGACAGGGTTTCTTTAACCATCATAAAACAATATTTTGCAGAATACGAAATAGCTCAGGAATTCATTCGCCGGATGGAGCAGCAACAGTCGAAATATTTTAATACACATTGCATTCGATTATACCGGATGACAAAGTTTTATACAATTGGACAATTGCTTGATGGAATAGAATACTGCATTGATACTGAACGCTGCAGTGCCTATGAGCTTTTGGCTTATCTCATGTATCAGTACGGAGAGCATATAGCTAAGAAGTTTTTGCCGAATCAGCAGTATTTTAACCATTTGGCCAAGAGTAAAGAAATAAGGAGGGAAATCGATGGCTGA
- the pstA gene encoding phosphate ABC transporter permease PstA: MESINKLSYIQKLRTYKRDPRSLVLFLLVIVSTILTIGLLLFLIGYIMIKGIPHIKPELFQWKYNTLNVSLMPALINTVIITIISLLIAAPIGIFSAIYLVEYAKKGNKLVAIIRITAETLSGIPSIVYGLFGLLFFVTALGWGMSLLAGAFTLSIMILPLIMRTTEEALKAVPNSYREGSYGLGAGKLRTVFKIVLPSAMPGILAGVILGIGRIVGESAALIYTAGTVAEIPKGSDFLFDSTRTLSVHMYALASEGLYVNQSYATAVILLIIVVLINYLSGFISKKLSKV; encoded by the coding sequence ATGGAATCCATCAACAAACTATCATATATTCAAAAACTCAGGACTTATAAACGAGACCCCAGATCGCTAGTTTTATTCCTTTTAGTAATTGTATCAACAATTCTTACGATTGGGCTTTTGCTTTTTTTGATTGGGTATATCATGATCAAGGGAATCCCCCATATCAAGCCTGAATTGTTTCAGTGGAAATACAACACCTTAAACGTGTCGCTGATGCCTGCTTTAATTAATACTGTTATCATAACGATCATTTCGCTTCTGATTGCGGCGCCAATAGGAATTTTTTCTGCCATTTATCTGGTTGAATACGCAAAAAAAGGCAACAAGTTGGTTGCTATAATCAGAATTACTGCAGAAACACTGTCAGGGATTCCGTCAATCGTTTACGGTCTGTTTGGCTTGCTGTTCTTTGTAACCGCTCTTGGTTGGGGAATGTCTCTCCTGGCAGGGGCATTCACACTGTCAATCATGATTCTGCCACTTATTATGCGTACCACTGAGGAAGCATTAAAAGCAGTTCCTAATTCGTATCGGGAAGGCAGTTATGGGCTGGGCGCAGGAAAGCTAAGGACTGTATTTAAAATCGTTTTACCCTCTGCAATGCCTGGCATTTTGGCCGGTGTTATCCTGGGCATCGGAAGGATTGTAGGAGAAAGCGCCGCGTTAATTTATACGGCTGGAACTGTTGCTGAAATACCAAAGGGCAGCGATTTTCTGTTCGATTCTACCCGTACATTATCGGTTCATATGTATGCTCTTGCCAGTGAAGGGCTATATGTAAACCAGTCTTACGCAACTGCTGTTATACTATTAATTATTGTTGTATTGATTAACTACCTATCAGGGTTTATATCAAAGAAACTTTCAAAAGTCTAA
- the pstB gene encoding phosphate ABC transporter ATP-binding protein PstB yields the protein MDKICIKNLDLYYGDFQALKKINLNIKANEITAFIGPSGCGKSTLLKCLNRMNDIVEGCRITGKVLLDGEDIYGDIDINLLRKRVGMVFQKPNPFPMSVYDNVAFGPRTHGIKSKIKLDDIVERSLRQAAIWDELKSRLKKSALELSGGQQQRLCIARALAVQPEVLLMDEPTSALDPISTSKIEDLVVELKKDYTIIIVTHNMQQAVRIADSVAFFLNGEVIEYARAEKLFYMPQDKRTEDYITGRFG from the coding sequence ATGGATAAGATTTGTATAAAAAATCTGGATTTATATTACGGCGATTTTCAGGCGCTGAAGAAAATCAACCTGAATATAAAAGCAAATGAGATTACAGCCTTTATCGGGCCATCAGGCTGCGGAAAATCTACGCTTTTAAAATGCCTGAACCGAATGAATGACATTGTTGAAGGTTGCAGGATAACTGGTAAGGTCCTCCTGGATGGTGAAGACATTTACGGTGATATAGATATCAACCTGCTTCGAAAACGGGTGGGAATGGTTTTCCAAAAGCCCAATCCTTTTCCTATGAGTGTGTATGATAATGTGGCATTCGGGCCACGTACACATGGCATAAAATCAAAAATCAAACTGGACGATATAGTGGAACGGTCGCTCAGGCAGGCCGCAATATGGGATGAATTAAAGAGCCGCTTAAAAAAGAGTGCTTTGGAACTCTCTGGTGGTCAGCAGCAAAGACTCTGTATTGCGAGGGCATTGGCGGTACAGCCGGAAGTTTTATTGATGGATGAACCTACGTCAGCTTTGGATCCTATCTCAACATCCAAAATTGAAGACCTTGTTGTTGAGTTAAAAAAAGATTATACTATTATTATAGTTACCCATAATATGCAACAGGCGGTACGCATTGCAGATAGTGTAGCTTTTTTTTTAAATGGAGAAGTGATAGAATATGCAAGAGCGGAGAAACTGTTCTATATGCCACAGGATAAACGCACAGAGGACTATATAACCGGGAGGTTTGGGTAA
- the phoU gene encoding phosphate signaling complex protein PhoU, translated as MSNKFDEQLDLLKTQMIQMGALCEEAIASATKALINGDMELAKKVITKDEDIDNKEKEIESICLKLLLQFQPVARDLRQISSALKIITDMERIGDQAADISEIIRLANIKSANNISHIANMAKATIKMVTDSIDAYVQQDLKLAKAVIDYDDVVDNLFNDVKADIIRLINEDTKNGEFAIDLMMIAKYFERIGDHATNIAEWVIFSITGKHVEEEQ; from the coding sequence ATGAGTAATAAATTTGATGAACAACTGGACCTTTTAAAGACTCAGATGATACAAATGGGTGCATTGTGCGAAGAAGCCATAGCAAGTGCAACAAAAGCGCTTATCAACGGAGATATGGAACTTGCCAAAAAAGTAATAACTAAAGATGAGGACATAGATAACAAGGAAAAGGAGATTGAAAGCATTTGTCTCAAATTGCTTCTACAGTTTCAGCCGGTTGCCAGGGATTTACGGCAGATTTCTTCTGCTCTAAAGATAATAACAGATATGGAACGAATTGGTGACCAAGCTGCAGATATTTCAGAAATTATCAGGCTTGCAAATATAAAGTCTGCAAATAACATAAGTCATATAGCAAACATGGCAAAGGCTACGATAAAAATGGTTACCGACAGTATTGATGCGTATGTACAACAGGATTTAAAACTTGCAAAAGCGGTAATAGATTACGATGATGTAGTAGACAATCTGTTTAATGATGTAAAAGCGGATATAATCAGGCTGATTAATGAAGATACTAAAAATGGTGAATTTGCTATTGACCTGATGATGATTGCCAAATATTTTGAACGGATAGGCGATCATGCTACAAATATTGCAGAATGGGTCATATTTTCCATTACCGGCAAGCATGTGGAGGAAGAACAATGA
- a CDS encoding 2'-5' RNA ligase family protein has protein sequence MQYAIELYFDKVTEQKLFNLAKRIADEKLSTKFLEWKTRPHLTLACFNDVDEEKCIKLLIEFAKSHKRMPACIASVGMFTDTKTIFVSPVMNSSMFQFQRELHEYLNDFDKKGWEWYCPDCWVPHCTIALTRDDEDSVFYKASDLILHEFEKMYGEFVSIGLVKITMPVEEIFTIELNR, from the coding sequence ATGCAATACGCAATAGAATTGTATTTTGATAAAGTAACGGAACAGAAGCTTTTTAATCTGGCAAAAAGAATAGCAGATGAAAAATTGAGTACAAAATTTTTGGAATGGAAAACAAGACCTCACCTTACATTAGCTTGTTTTAATGATGTGGATGAAGAGAAATGTATTAAACTCTTAATAGAGTTTGCTAAAAGTCATAAGCGAATGCCTGCATGTATTGCTTCTGTAGGAATGTTTACTGATACAAAGACTATTTTTGTATCGCCTGTGATGAATAGTAGTATGTTTCAGTTTCAGCGAGAATTACACGAATATCTAAATGATTTTGATAAAAAAGGCTGGGAGTGGTATTGTCCAGATTGTTGGGTTCCACATTGCACCATCGCTCTGACTCGTGATGATGAGGACAGTGTTTTTTATAAGGCAAGCGATTTAATATTGCATGAATTCGAAAAAATGTATGGCGAATTCGTTTCGATAGGGTTAGTAAAAATAACAATGCCTGTCGAAGAGATATTTACTATTGAATTAAATAGATAA
- a CDS encoding response regulator transcription factor has product MIYCVEDDRSIRELIIYALKSNGYEAVGFDKAEPFYKELENKLPDLVLLDIMLPGEDGIEILKKLKASPKLRNIPVIMLTAKSAEYDKVLGLDSGADDYITKPFGIMEFLSRVKAVLRRSGNVSNPSEISVGRITMYIDKHVVIADGKEVALTFKEFELLKYLMENAGIVLTRDKLLEEVWGYEYEGETRTLDVHIRTLRQKLGEAGAVIETVRGVGYKIGGKA; this is encoded by the coding sequence ATGATCTATTGTGTAGAGGACGATAGAAGCATTCGGGAGCTTATCATATATGCACTGAAATCCAATGGTTATGAGGCTGTAGGCTTTGACAAAGCTGAGCCATTTTATAAAGAATTGGAAAATAAGCTACCCGATTTAGTATTGCTTGATATCATGTTGCCCGGCGAAGATGGTATTGAAATATTGAAAAAACTAAAGGCATCACCGAAACTACGAAATATTCCGGTAATCATGCTTACTGCAAAAAGCGCAGAATATGACAAGGTTTTAGGGCTGGACAGTGGAGCAGATGATTATATTACCAAGCCTTTTGGTATTATGGAGTTCCTTTCCCGTGTCAAAGCAGTTCTCAGAAGATCAGGAAATGTAAGTAATCCATCTGAAATATCTGTTGGGCGGATAACGATGTATATTGACAAGCATGTTGTTATAGCAGATGGGAAAGAGGTTGCTCTTACGTTCAAAGAATTTGAGCTTCTAAAATACTTAATGGAAAATGCTGGCATTGTGCTGACAAGGGATAAGCTCCTGGAGGAAGTATGGGGATATGAATATGAAGGCGAAACTCGTACTTTGGATGTGCATATCCGTACCCTGCGGCAGAAGCTTGGAGAAGCGGGAGCGGTTATTGAAACGGTGAGAGGGGTTGGCTATAAGATCGGAGGAAAGGCATGA
- the tnpA gene encoding IS200/IS605 family transposase — translation MANKEHSLARTKWMCKYHIVFTPKYRRKIIYNQYKQSIREIIKQLCKYKGVEIIEGHLMPDHIHMLVSIPPKMSVSSFMGYLKGKSALMIFDRHANLKYKFGNRHFWAEGYYVSTVGLNEATIKKYIQEQYKHDIMIDKLSVKEYEDPFKG, via the coding sequence ATGGCAAACAAAGAACACAGTTTAGCACGAACTAAATGGATGTGTAAATATCATATAGTATTTACACCTAAGTATAGACGAAAAATAATTTATAATCAATACAAACAAAGTATAAGGGAAATAATAAAACAACTATGCAAATATAAAGGAGTCGAGATAATAGAAGGACATTTGATGCCAGACCATATACATATGTTAGTAAGCATACCACCCAAAATGAGTGTATCAAGCTTTATGGGATACTTGAAAGGGAAAAGTGCACTTATGATATTTGATAGACATGCAAACTTAAAATATAAGTTTGGGAACAGACACTTTTGGGCGGAAGGATACTATGTAAGTACAGTAGGACTAAATGAAGCAACAATTAAGAAATACATACAAGAGCAATATAAACATGACATAATGATAGATAAGTTAAGTGTGAAAGAGTATGAAGACCCCTTTAAGGGGTAG
- a CDS encoding ABC transporter ATP-binding protein — MSIVTVRNLVKEYPTFRLNSVNFSLDAGKITGFISRNGAGKTTTIKSMLNLVHPDSGEIIFFNKPLKEHEAEIKKQIGYSTGIVNWYPRKKIRDIVEVTKGFYDTWDQTAYHKFLKMFRLDENKTPRELSEGMKVKCNLLLALSHKAEILILDEPTSGLDPFSRDELLELFGELKKTGVAIFFSTHIISDIEKCADDIVYISGGNIVAAMSKPDFVRQFSMPGESLEQTFLRLERGELK, encoded by the coding sequence ATGAGTATTGTAACGGTCCGAAATCTTGTCAAAGAATATCCGACATTTCGATTGAATAGTGTAAACTTTTCTCTGGATGCAGGAAAGATTACTGGTTTTATCAGCAGAAACGGTGCAGGGAAAACTACGACAATAAAATCTATGCTGAACCTTGTCCATCCCGACAGCGGCGAGATTATCTTTTTTAATAAGCCTCTGAAAGAACATGAAGCTGAAATCAAGAAGCAAATAGGATATTCCACCGGCATTGTAAACTGGTATCCGAGAAAGAAAATCAGAGATATCGTTGAAGTCACAAAGGGCTTTTATGATACATGGGATCAGACAGCATACCACAAGTTTCTGAAAATGTTCCGGCTGGATGAAAATAAGACCCCACGAGAATTATCGGAAGGTATGAAAGTGAAATGTAACCTGCTGCTGGCACTTTCCCATAAAGCCGAGATATTGATTTTGGATGAGCCTACCAGTGGTCTGGATCCATTTTCAAGAGATGAACTTTTAGAACTGTTTGGTGAGTTGAAGAAAACCGGTGTTGCAATTTTCTTCTCTACGCACATTATTTCCGATATAGAAAAATGCGCTGATGATATTGTATATATATCAGGAGGGAATATCGTTGCCGCAATGTCAAAACCGGATTTTGTGAGACAATTTTCAATGCCGGGCGAAAGTCTTGAGCAGACATTTTTAAGACTGGAAAGAGGTGAGCTAAAATGA
- the pstC gene encoding phosphate ABC transporter permease subunit PstC, with the protein MTKYKESIMKAIFFAAACTSILAVTLICLFLFINGIPAMTKIGIFDFLMGTTWKPNNTPPSFGILPMILGSIYVTAGAAVIGVPIGILTAVFMAHYCPSKLYRILEPAINLLAGIPSIVYGFFGLVVIVPFIRDTFGGDGNSMLAASILLGIMILPTIVGISESAIRAIPQSYYEGALALGASHERSIFFVILPAAKSGIMAAIVLGIGRAIGETMAVIMVAGNQARMPAGLLKGVRTLTANIINEMGYAAELHREALIATGVVLFVFILIINLLLSLLKRRTG; encoded by the coding sequence ATGACAAAATACAAAGAAAGCATAATGAAAGCAATATTTTTTGCAGCAGCCTGCACATCCATTCTGGCTGTCACGCTTATTTGTTTATTTCTATTTATAAATGGTATCCCTGCTATGACTAAGATCGGAATATTTGATTTTCTGATGGGCACAACATGGAAACCGAATAATACGCCTCCTTCATTTGGTATTTTACCCATGATCCTGGGAAGCATCTATGTAACAGCCGGCGCTGCGGTCATCGGAGTACCCATAGGAATTTTAACAGCTGTATTCATGGCCCATTATTGTCCCTCAAAGCTTTACCGCATCTTGGAACCTGCCATAAACTTGCTCGCAGGTATTCCTTCCATAGTATACGGATTTTTCGGGCTTGTAGTGATAGTACCCTTTATCCGCGATACCTTTGGGGGTGATGGCAACAGCATGCTGGCGGCATCCATTCTCTTAGGCATCATGATTCTGCCTACGATTGTAGGTATAAGCGAATCAGCAATCAGAGCCATACCCCAAAGTTATTATGAGGGTGCGCTGGCTCTCGGTGCAAGTCACGAGAGAAGCATCTTTTTTGTAATTCTTCCGGCAGCAAAATCCGGTATCATGGCTGCTATAGTCTTAGGGATAGGCAGAGCCATAGGAGAGACCATGGCAGTCATCATGGTTGCAGGAAACCAGGCAAGAATGCCTGCCGGGTTGTTGAAAGGCGTTAGAACACTTACAGCCAATATAATAAATGAAATGGGCTATGCTGCGGAATTGCATAGAGAGGCTCTAATTGCGACAGGTGTCGTGCTGTTTGTTTTCATTCTTATTATAAATTTATTACTATCATTGCTTAAAAGGAGGACTGGCTGA
- a CDS encoding substrate-binding domain-containing protein: protein MKKMKRIVLTVTILALFFTGCATGGGNEIVVVSREDGSGTRGAFIELFGIEEKDANGNKVDNTTDEAIVVNSTSIVMTTVAGNKNAIGYISLGSLNDTVKAVKVDGIEPTVENIKNNTYKVFRPFNIATRDDISELAQDFISFILSSDGQKVVEENSYIAASEKGPYSSTKPSGKIVIAGSSSVTPLMEKLKEAYLKVNTNAEIEIQASDSTTGMKLAMEGTCDIGMASRELKESELKKLKPTVIAMDGLAIIVNKENPVSNLTSDQIKGIFKGEITSWNEVAK from the coding sequence ATGAAAAAGATGAAAAGAATTGTATTGACCGTAACCATACTGGCACTCTTTTTTACAGGCTGTGCAACTGGAGGTGGTAATGAAATTGTAGTTGTTTCCCGGGAAGATGGTTCGGGCACCAGAGGAGCATTTATTGAACTTTTTGGAATTGAAGAAAAGGATGCAAATGGGAATAAGGTAGATAATACAACAGACGAAGCAATCGTAGTAAACAGTACTTCCATCGTAATGACCACAGTAGCCGGCAATAAGAACGCCATAGGGTATATCTCCCTGGGTTCTTTGAATGATACTGTCAAAGCAGTTAAAGTTGATGGAATAGAACCCACTGTTGAAAATATTAAAAACAATACTTACAAGGTTTTCAGGCCTTTTAATATTGCAACAAGGGATGACATCAGCGAACTGGCACAGGATTTCATCAGCTTTATCCTTAGCAGTGACGGACAAAAGGTCGTGGAAGAAAATAGTTATATTGCTGCATCAGAAAAAGGCCCTTACAGCAGTACGAAGCCATCCGGTAAAATAGTAATAGCTGGGTCTTCCTCGGTAACACCGCTCATGGAGAAGTTAAAAGAGGCTTATTTGAAAGTGAATACCAATGCAGAAATTGAAATACAGGCGAGTGATTCCACAACGGGAATGAAATTAGCTATGGAAGGAACATGCGATATTGGTATGGCATCCAGAGAATTGAAGGAGAGCGAATTGAAGAAGTTAAAGCCAACAGTTATAGCCATGGATGGTCTTGCTATCATTGTAAACAAGGAAAACCCGGTAAGTAATCTGACAAGTGACCAAATTAAAGGTATTTTCAAAGGAGAAATTACCTCTTGGAATGAGGTTGCTAAGTAA